In the genome of Fulvivirga maritima, one region contains:
- a CDS encoding Hsp20/alpha crystallin family protein, whose protein sequence is MEDIMKYDHDMNWVRKVLQSADIMNTFNGGSISPQVQIKKSDNYKQINSRVPGVSPEELRVEVINGNLIIYHNVVFDASQQEFVVPHVVLSHTLEPHIDKMGINANYEDGVLKVILPYDDMQTDFHRNIDIDISM, encoded by the coding sequence ATGGAGGACATTATGAAATATGATCATGATATGAACTGGGTGAGAAAAGTTTTGCAGAGCGCGGATATTATGAATACCTTCAACGGAGGCAGCATATCTCCCCAGGTACAAATAAAGAAATCAGATAATTATAAACAGATTAATTCAAGAGTTCCAGGAGTTAGTCCTGAAGAACTTAGAGTAGAAGTTATCAATGGCAATCTTATCATATATCATAACGTAGTCTTTGACGCCAGTCAGCAGGAGTTTGTAGTACCTCACGTGGTACTGTCACATACTTTAGAACCTCATATAGACAAGATGGGGATAAATGCTAATTATGAAGATGGCGTTTTAAAGGTAATTCTACCTTATGATGATATGCAGACCGATTTTCATAGAAATATAGATATTGATATCAGTATGTAA
- the metH gene encoding methionine synthase translates to MSKKKIPYLRLSGLEPLVITPESNFVNIGERTNVTGSRKFLRLIQEENFEEALSIARDQVEGGAQILDVNMDEGMLDGEQAMVKFLNLIASEPEISKIPIMVDSSKWPIIEAGLRCVQGKGVVNSISLKNGEEEFLEHARKIKMYGAAVVVMAFDENGQADNYERRISICERSYRILVDKINFPPQDIIFDPNIFPVATGMDEHRKNAIDFFKATKWIRENLPGANVSGGVSNVSFSFRGNNTVREAMHSAFLYHAIKNGMNMGIVNPTMLEVYDEIPKDLLEHVEDVLLDRREDATERLLDFAETVKGTAKLRVKDDAWRKGTVEERLSHALVKGIIDHIDEDTEEARAKLGHPLLVIEGPLMAGMNVVGDLFGEGKMFLPQVVKSARVMKKAVAYLEPFMEEEKRKNKSVENAPKILLATVKGDVHDIGKNIVGVVLACNNYEIIDLGVMVPTEKILAEAKKNNVDVIGLSGLITPSLDEMVGVAEEMQKQNFQVPLIIGGATTSRIHTAVKIDPAYSGAVVHVLDASRSVPVVGELIGKNTKDAFHTKIKNEYNDLREGHSTRKTEKNYIPLQQARENKAKITWEGYQPPKPNSLGVKVYKEYPLEEVRAFIDWTPFFQTWMLKGKFPKIFEDKVIGEEAKKLYADANAMLDEIIAEKQLTANAIIGLFEAKADGDDVDIITPDGKTERFHFLRQQGKKGQKIPNLSLADYIAPQETGIEDYMGMFAVTAGVGIEKLIEKHKANHDDYNEIMVKALADRLAEAMAELMHYKVRTELWGYSANEELNNEDLIREKYQGIRPAPGYPACPDHTEKPLLFELLDVEKHTGIFLTESNAMYPASSVSGFYFSHPNSRYFGLGKVEKDQVVDYANRKDMSVELVEKWLGPNLAY, encoded by the coding sequence ATGAGTAAGAAGAAGATACCATATTTAAGACTGAGCGGGCTGGAGCCATTAGTGATTACTCCTGAATCTAATTTTGTAAATATAGGAGAGCGAACTAATGTTACGGGATCAAGGAAGTTTCTCAGACTTATACAAGAGGAGAATTTTGAAGAGGCATTATCCATTGCACGAGATCAGGTAGAAGGCGGAGCGCAGATACTTGATGTGAATATGGATGAAGGGATGCTGGATGGTGAGCAGGCCATGGTGAAGTTTCTTAACCTGATAGCTTCAGAGCCGGAGATATCTAAGATCCCTATAATGGTGGATTCATCTAAATGGCCCATTATAGAAGCTGGCCTGCGATGTGTTCAGGGTAAAGGAGTGGTGAATTCTATCAGTCTTAAAAATGGAGAAGAGGAGTTTTTAGAGCATGCCCGCAAAATAAAGATGTATGGAGCTGCGGTAGTAGTCATGGCTTTTGATGAAAATGGGCAGGCAGATAACTATGAAAGAAGGATCTCCATATGTGAAAGGTCCTATCGGATATTAGTTGATAAGATCAATTTTCCGCCTCAGGATATCATTTTCGATCCTAACATTTTCCCGGTAGCTACGGGTATGGACGAGCATAGAAAAAATGCTATCGACTTCTTTAAGGCTACCAAATGGATCAGAGAAAACCTTCCTGGAGCTAATGTGAGTGGTGGGGTGAGTAACGTATCTTTCTCATTTAGAGGTAATAACACGGTAAGGGAAGCCATGCATTCGGCTTTTCTATATCATGCCATTAAAAACGGTATGAATATGGGCATAGTAAACCCAACTATGCTGGAGGTCTATGATGAAATTCCTAAAGATCTGCTGGAGCATGTTGAGGATGTGTTGCTAGATAGGAGAGAAGACGCCACAGAAAGACTGCTTGATTTTGCCGAGACAGTAAAAGGAACGGCTAAGCTTAGAGTAAAAGATGATGCTTGGAGAAAAGGCACGGTAGAAGAGCGGCTTTCTCATGCTTTAGTTAAAGGAATAATAGACCATATCGATGAAGATACTGAAGAAGCCAGAGCTAAACTAGGTCATCCTTTATTAGTGATTGAGGGTCCGTTAATGGCCGGAATGAACGTGGTAGGAGATCTTTTTGGAGAGGGTAAAATGTTCTTGCCTCAGGTGGTGAAGAGTGCACGGGTTATGAAGAAGGCCGTGGCTTATCTGGAGCCCTTTATGGAAGAGGAGAAGAGAAAGAATAAGTCGGTAGAAAATGCGCCTAAGATTTTGCTGGCCACCGTAAAAGGAGATGTCCATGATATTGGAAAGAATATAGTAGGAGTGGTATTGGCCTGTAATAACTATGAAATTATAGACTTAGGGGTTATGGTGCCTACAGAAAAGATCCTGGCAGAAGCCAAAAAGAATAATGTAGATGTTATTGGTCTGAGTGGGTTGATTACCCCTTCGTTAGATGAAATGGTGGGCGTAGCAGAAGAGATGCAGAAGCAAAATTTTCAAGTGCCGCTGATTATCGGGGGAGCCACTACCAGCAGAATACATACTGCCGTAAAAATAGATCCTGCTTACAGTGGAGCTGTGGTGCATGTGCTTGATGCTTCCAGAAGTGTGCCTGTAGTAGGGGAGCTCATTGGTAAAAACACCAAAGATGCTTTTCATACTAAAATAAAGAATGAATATAATGACCTGCGCGAGGGACATTCTACCAGAAAAACGGAGAAGAATTACATACCTCTACAGCAGGCCAGAGAAAATAAAGCAAAGATTACCTGGGAGGGTTATCAGCCACCAAAGCCTAATTCCTTAGGGGTTAAGGTATATAAAGAGTATCCATTAGAAGAAGTTAGAGCGTTCATAGACTGGACACCATTTTTCCAAACCTGGATGCTCAAAGGTAAATTCCCGAAGATTTTTGAAGATAAGGTGATCGGGGAAGAGGCCAAGAAGCTATATGCCGATGCAAATGCTATGTTAGATGAAATTATAGCGGAAAAGCAATTAACGGCTAATGCCATTATTGGTCTTTTTGAAGCGAAAGCCGATGGTGATGATGTAGATATTATAACTCCCGATGGAAAAACAGAACGCTTTCATTTTTTAAGGCAGCAGGGTAAGAAAGGTCAGAAGATACCTAACTTGTCTCTTGCCGATTATATTGCACCCCAAGAAACGGGCATTGAGGACTATATGGGCATGTTTGCTGTAACAGCTGGTGTGGGTATAGAAAAGCTTATAGAAAAACATAAGGCCAACCACGATGACTATAATGAAATTATGGTTAAAGCTCTGGCTGATAGACTGGCTGAAGCCATGGCTGAGCTTATGCACTATAAAGTTAGAACAGAGCTGTGGGGTTATTCTGCCAATGAAGAACTGAATAATGAAGATCTGATCCGAGAGAAATACCAGGGGATAAGGCCTGCGCCAGGATATCCGGCTTGTCCTGACCATACAGAGAAACCATTATTATTTGAGCTTTTGGATGTTGAAAAACATACCGGTATATTCCTTACAGAATCTAATGCTATGTATCCGGCATCATCAGTGAGTGGTTTTTATTTTTCACATCCTAACTCACGTTATTTCGGCTTAGGAAAGGTGGAGAAAGATCAGGTGGTAGATTATGCCAATAGGAAAGATATGTCTGTAGAGCTGGTAGAAAAATGGCTCGGACCTAACTTAGCTTACTAA
- a CDS encoding YfiT family bacillithiol transferase produces the protein MDQASLQYPIGKFNESAPKQGAEISGWIQQIEMLPEKLKQAVEGLNDAQLDTPYRPGGWTLRQVVHHIGDSHLNSYIRFKWTLTEDEPIIKAYNEKAWAELFDSEEGPIELTLNFIEALHKKWVYLLRGLKEDELNKFFVHPDNNNKVTLKLAIGMYAWHGNHHLAHISNLTTSKGWK, from the coding sequence ATGGACCAGGCATCATTACAGTACCCAATTGGTAAGTTTAACGAATCAGCACCAAAACAAGGAGCTGAAATCTCTGGCTGGATACAGCAGATAGAGATGCTACCTGAAAAGCTGAAACAAGCTGTAGAAGGTCTTAATGATGCTCAACTGGATACACCCTACAGGCCTGGTGGCTGGACACTCAGACAAGTAGTTCACCATATTGGTGACAGCCACCTGAACAGTTATATTAGATTTAAATGGACTTTGACTGAGGACGAACCTATTATAAAAGCCTATAACGAAAAAGCCTGGGCTGAGCTTTTTGATAGCGAGGAAGGACCAATAGAATTGACTTTAAATTTTATAGAAGCACTACATAAAAAATGGGTATATTTACTCCGTGGTTTAAAGGAAGATGAACTGAATAAATTCTTCGTTCACCCTGATAACAATAATAAAGTAACGCTTAAATTAGCCATAGGAATGTATGCCTGGCATGGCAATCACCACTTGGCACATATCTCCAACCTCACTACAAGTAAAGGCTGGAAGTAA
- the metF gene encoding methylenetetrahydrofolate reductase [NAD(P)H] yields MKITEHIANAKKTLFSFEILPPLKGENIHKLYKHIDPLMEFNPPFIDVTYHREEFVYKKHENGLLEKKSIRKRPGTVGICAAIKNKYNVDTVPHIICGGFTKEETENALIDLDFLGIDNVLLLQGDAIKTESMFVAERGGHKYASELIEQVVKMNNGQYQDDELLNANHTDFCIGVAGYPEKHFAAPNLKVDLKYLKMKVDLGADYIVTQMFFDNNKFFEFVKQCREAGINVPIIPGLKPLTTKRQLNVLPRIFYIDLPEELADAVDKCKTNEEVKQVGIEWTIQQSKELVDFGVPVLHYYSMGKSNSVYEIAKELF; encoded by the coding sequence ATGAAGATTACAGAGCATATTGCTAATGCTAAAAAGACACTGTTCTCATTTGAGATATTGCCGCCTCTAAAAGGGGAAAACATTCACAAATTATATAAGCACATAGATCCTTTAATGGAGTTTAATCCTCCCTTTATAGATGTAACCTACCACAGAGAGGAGTTTGTGTATAAGAAGCATGAAAATGGTTTGCTTGAGAAGAAATCAATCAGAAAGAGACCAGGGACTGTAGGTATTTGTGCGGCCATTAAAAACAAGTATAATGTAGATACAGTACCGCATATTATTTGTGGCGGCTTTACTAAGGAAGAGACCGAAAACGCACTTATAGATTTGGATTTCCTGGGTATCGATAATGTTCTTTTACTTCAAGGGGATGCTATCAAAACGGAATCTATGTTTGTAGCTGAAAGAGGTGGACATAAGTATGCTTCGGAACTCATTGAGCAAGTAGTTAAAATGAATAATGGCCAGTATCAGGATGATGAACTTTTAAATGCCAATCACACTGATTTCTGTATAGGTGTAGCGGGCTATCCTGAAAAGCACTTTGCGGCCCCAAATCTTAAAGTAGACCTTAAATACCTTAAAATGAAGGTAGATTTAGGAGCAGATTATATTGTAACTCAAATGTTTTTTGATAATAATAAATTCTTTGAGTTTGTGAAGCAGTGTAGAGAAGCTGGAATCAATGTGCCTATTATTCCAGGCCTGAAGCCACTTACCACTAAGCGTCAGCTTAATGTGCTGCCAAGGATTTTTTACATAGACCTACCAGAAGAGCTGGCTGATGCGGTGGACAAATGCAAGACCAATGAAGAAGTGAAGCAAGTAGGTATAGAATGGACTATTCAGCAGTCAAAAGAGCTGGTTGATTTTGGCGTGCCTGTTTTACATTACTATTCTATGGGCAAATCAAACTCTGTTTATGAAATAGCCAAAGAGCTTTTCTAA
- a CDS encoding DUF1501 domain-containing protein has protein sequence MKRRNFLKSVPLAAGGAFAINSIPMHVLAKENRILRAAELNDNDRVLVIIQLHGGNDGLNSVIPVNQYDLYYNLRPNIAIPAKNSARRYIPLDSTFSDESKLVGLHPDMTGIKSMYDTGKINIVQGVSYPKNNGSHFRGRDIWLMGAGFDRYEDSGWVGRYLSKQYAPEQYPDDFPNANMPDPLAIELGSDVSLLFHQKGNIPTSVSLPNNPEAFVEVLNGLVGFDDVELDPRGLPPAYLQNSPYYKEMEWILGLEDKTEQYAERLLNVYNNAPATSVPYPETYPFSAPKSYQRNGLSGQLQVVSRLISGGAKTKVYMVKIGGFDTHADQVESHDSTMGLHAALMYHISSAMQAFQADLRARGIEDRVVTMTISEFGRRIKSNGSYGTDHGKGGPMFLFGKYVKGGVTGTNMDLTGGPANVDMQYDYRQIYANLLHDWLKVPKDQLGGLNDGIVMGNDTDTNFYDGPKEDGDGFYEPLNLFDETITGTEGFFNERFALRNAYPNPAKGQTTMSFYINSEVMVNLKIIDIKGKTVKTIMQEQKSPGEHEVNVNLADIEPGMYFYQIDAGLLQETKKLIIQ, from the coding sequence ATGAAAAGAAGAAATTTTTTAAAAAGTGTACCATTAGCTGCCGGAGGCGCATTTGCCATTAATAGCATTCCTATGCACGTTCTGGCAAAAGAAAACAGAATACTGAGAGCCGCTGAGCTTAATGACAATGATCGGGTATTAGTAATTATACAGCTTCATGGTGGTAATGATGGATTAAACTCTGTAATACCGGTGAATCAATATGATCTGTATTACAACCTGAGACCAAACATAGCTATTCCGGCAAAAAATAGCGCCAGAAGATATATCCCATTAGACTCTACTTTTTCTGATGAATCAAAACTAGTAGGTCTGCACCCAGACATGACAGGTATTAAGAGCATGTATGACACAGGGAAAATCAATATTGTCCAAGGTGTTTCCTATCCCAAAAACAATGGTTCTCATTTTAGAGGAAGAGACATCTGGTTAATGGGAGCTGGTTTTGACAGGTATGAAGATTCAGGATGGGTTGGTAGATATTTATCCAAGCAATATGCTCCTGAGCAGTACCCTGACGATTTCCCTAATGCCAATATGCCAGACCCTCTAGCTATTGAATTAGGTAGTGACGTATCTTTGCTTTTTCACCAGAAGGGAAACATACCTACCTCTGTTTCATTACCCAATAACCCAGAGGCTTTTGTAGAAGTTCTTAATGGACTGGTTGGGTTTGATGATGTAGAACTGGATCCGAGAGGCCTCCCTCCTGCTTATTTGCAGAACTCTCCTTATTATAAAGAAATGGAGTGGATATTGGGGCTGGAAGATAAAACAGAACAGTACGCAGAGCGACTTCTCAATGTATACAATAACGCCCCTGCAACCAGTGTTCCTTACCCAGAGACCTATCCTTTTAGTGCCCCTAAAAGCTACCAAAGAAACGGCCTTTCTGGTCAATTACAAGTGGTAAGCAGACTTATCTCAGGTGGAGCTAAAACCAAAGTTTACATGGTAAAAATCGGTGGCTTTGACACCCATGCAGACCAAGTAGAAAGTCATGATTCTACTATGGGATTGCACGCTGCACTCATGTACCATATCAGCTCCGCTATGCAAGCATTCCAGGCAGACCTAAGGGCCAGAGGCATAGAAGACCGGGTAGTGACTATGACCATTTCTGAATTTGGAAGAAGAATAAAATCTAATGGAAGTTATGGTACCGATCATGGTAAAGGCGGACCGATGTTCTTATTCGGAAAGTATGTAAAAGGAGGTGTAACTGGCACCAACATGGACCTTACTGGTGGCCCCGCCAATGTAGACATGCAATATGACTACAGACAAATCTATGCTAACCTGCTCCATGATTGGTTAAAGGTACCTAAAGATCAGCTGGGAGGCCTTAACGATGGTATAGTTATGGGTAATGACACTGACACTAACTTCTATGATGGCCCCAAAGAAGATGGTGATGGCTTCTATGAACCACTCAACCTTTTTGATGAGACTATAACCGGAACTGAAGGCTTTTTCAATGAGCGATTTGCTTTGCGCAATGCTTACCCTAACCCTGCAAAAGGCCAAACCACTATGTCATTTTACATTAACAGTGAAGTGATGGTTAATCTTAAAATTATAGACATCAAAGGCAAAACGGTTAAGACTATCATGCAGGAGCAAAAAAGTCCGGGAGAACATGAGGTAAATGTGAATCTTGCAGACATAGAACCTGGTATGTATTTCTATCAGATAGATGCAGGTTTACTACAAGAAACCAAAAAACTCATTATTCAATAA
- a CDS encoding pyridoxal phosphate-dependent decarboxylase family protein yields the protein MKIWKKLSPEEIRKKVFSALGENVNYYESNILGIPASHLDNKVFYQDAPFLSNAPYLSTLIHNPNHIGCHTLGKSESFFQGTQQIEKELIRICSEEILKGEPDEFDGYVASGGTEANMQAVWVYRNYFKEAYGCSNEEICIITSEDSHYSMSKAANVFALPIAYVKVDEDRKPTAEHLSTIIEEQQGQGRKYFIVIANMMTTMFGSVDHIDTYASVLKQHDCTYKIHVDGAYGGFFYPFADESNPLNFANAEVSSVTLDAHKMLQAPYGTGIFLIRKGLIKYANTKEAKYIEGEDFTLIGSRSGANAIAVWMILMTYGPYGWREKILVLLNRADWLCAELDARSISYYRENGSNIVTIKADDISNEVAKKYGLVPDNHNDPKWFKIVIMEHVTIEKLEPFIQEI from the coding sequence ATGAAAATCTGGAAGAAATTATCTCCTGAAGAGATAAGAAAGAAGGTATTTAGTGCACTTGGGGAAAATGTAAATTATTATGAATCGAACATTTTAGGGATTCCTGCCTCCCACTTAGATAACAAGGTGTTTTATCAGGATGCTCCTTTCTTGAGCAATGCCCCTTATTTGTCTACGCTTATTCATAACCCTAACCACATCGGTTGTCATACTTTAGGAAAATCAGAGAGCTTTTTCCAAGGTACACAGCAAATAGAAAAAGAGCTTATAAGAATATGCTCTGAAGAAATATTAAAAGGAGAACCCGATGAGTTTGATGGCTATGTAGCCTCTGGTGGCACCGAAGCCAATATGCAGGCCGTTTGGGTTTACAGAAATTATTTCAAAGAAGCATATGGATGCTCTAATGAGGAGATATGCATTATTACTTCTGAAGACAGTCATTACTCCATGAGCAAGGCCGCTAATGTATTTGCATTACCTATTGCCTATGTGAAAGTAGATGAGGATAGAAAACCCACAGCAGAACACCTTTCTACCATTATTGAAGAGCAGCAAGGTCAAGGTAGAAAATACTTCATTGTCATCGCCAATATGATGACTACCATGTTTGGTTCTGTAGACCATATAGATACTTATGCGTCAGTACTAAAACAACATGACTGCACCTACAAAATACATGTAGATGGTGCTTATGGAGGCTTTTTCTATCCTTTTGCAGATGAAAGCAATCCTTTGAATTTTGCTAATGCAGAAGTGTCATCAGTAACGCTGGATGCTCACAAAATGCTGCAGGCACCATACGGAACGGGTATATTTTTAATAAGAAAAGGCCTTATTAAATATGCCAATACTAAAGAAGCGAAATACATTGAAGGCGAAGACTTTACACTTATCGGTAGCCGAAGCGGTGCTAACGCTATTGCTGTATGGATGATACTTATGACCTATGGACCATACGGATGGAGAGAGAAAATTCTAGTACTTTTAAACCGTGCCGATTGGCTTTGTGCTGAGTTAGATGCCAGAAGCATCTCCTATTATAGAGAGAATGGTTCTAATATTGTAACCATTAAAGCTGATGATATTTCAAACGAAGTAGCCAAAAAGTATGGCCTTGTCCCTGATAATCATAATGACCCTAAATGGTTCAAAATAGTGATTATGGAACATGTAACTATAGAGAAACTAGAACCCTTTATTCAGGAAATTTAA
- a CDS encoding DUF1800 domain-containing protein: MPLNELTSQLGIHRAAHLLRRVTFGATKQQIDAFAALTPQQAVNILFNTNLPDPELPLDLKTNAEWVISGNTDANSNDEALRDYFKAWYIGQMLSIGITDDNLKLAYAARERITFFLHTHFTTMEEKVNSSRALYFQNALFRLFALDKDDELVEIIDEETGQSQVETAPRNFKELTKKFSLDNATLRFLDGNLNVKGAPNENYAREMFELFTVGRGLEAVVNEQTSDEVGDYFTFKEQDVQAAARVLTGFKFDNEFNTIDQYTGLPQGKANPGSHSTQASEKEFSEYYNGEVIDQDAILLENGQPSQESMIDEVGRMIDMIYENEETAKHICRKIYRFFVYYDITEEINNTIIEDMAQVFVSNNYKLQPVLEALFKSEYFYEASTDITDDKFGGIIKSPLDLVLGSHLFFETSIPDYTTELEQFYEFINGQVIAKLENQGMNFYEPYEVAGYGAYHQYPVFNRNWISTNYLAYRYQFISRLFTPSSEDALPLINLLDFVKENFSSEGEDAKQLIISMAPYLLPVAQNLDFDSDLDGRGMTKERLRFFLQTFIQYNDYNTDADAQNLIWHDLYVNNNYDDAGIYLNRLFNSMLQSPEYQLF; the protein is encoded by the coding sequence ATGCCGCTAAATGAATTGACAAGTCAGCTGGGTATTCACAGGGCTGCTCATTTGCTTCGCAGGGTCACTTTTGGTGCCACTAAACAGCAAATAGATGCTTTTGCCGCGCTCACACCTCAGCAGGCTGTTAATATCTTGTTCAACACCAATTTACCAGATCCTGAATTACCCCTAGACTTAAAAACAAATGCTGAGTGGGTAATTTCTGGCAACACCGATGCTAATAGCAATGATGAGGCATTAAGAGATTACTTTAAGGCCTGGTATATCGGCCAAATGTTGAGCATAGGTATTACAGATGACAACCTAAAACTGGCTTATGCAGCCCGTGAAAGGATTACTTTTTTTCTTCACACCCATTTCACCACTATGGAGGAAAAGGTGAACAGCAGCCGTGCCCTATATTTTCAGAATGCACTTTTCAGACTTTTCGCTCTTGACAAAGATGATGAATTGGTTGAGATTATTGATGAAGAAACCGGGCAATCCCAAGTAGAGACCGCTCCAAGAAATTTCAAAGAGCTCACCAAAAAGTTCTCTTTGGATAATGCCACGCTAAGATTTCTAGATGGTAACTTAAATGTGAAGGGGGCTCCTAATGAAAACTATGCGCGTGAAATGTTTGAGCTCTTCACCGTGGGCCGAGGGCTAGAGGCAGTAGTAAACGAACAGACCTCTGATGAGGTAGGTGATTACTTTACCTTTAAGGAGCAAGATGTTCAAGCTGCCGCCAGGGTGCTGACCGGATTTAAGTTTGATAACGAATTTAATACAATAGATCAATACACAGGCCTACCTCAGGGTAAAGCTAACCCCGGAAGCCACTCTACACAGGCCTCTGAAAAGGAGTTTAGCGAATATTATAATGGCGAAGTAATAGATCAGGATGCTATTTTACTAGAGAATGGTCAACCCTCTCAAGAGAGTATGATAGATGAAGTAGGGCGTATGATCGACATGATCTATGAAAACGAAGAAACTGCCAAACACATCTGCCGCAAAATATATCGCTTTTTTGTTTATTATGATATTACCGAAGAAATCAATAATACCATAATAGAAGATATGGCTCAGGTTTTTGTAAGTAATAATTACAAGTTACAACCTGTGCTGGAAGCGCTTTTTAAGAGCGAATATTTCTATGAGGCATCTACAGATATTACAGATGATAAATTTGGAGGTATTATAAAATCACCATTAGATCTGGTACTTGGCTCACATCTGTTTTTTGAAACATCTATACCAGATTACACTACTGAACTTGAACAGTTTTATGAATTTATAAACGGCCAGGTTATCGCCAAGCTAGAGAATCAGGGTATGAATTTCTATGAGCCTTATGAGGTTGCGGGATATGGTGCCTACCATCAATACCCCGTATTTAACAGAAATTGGATTTCTACCAATTACCTGGCATACCGCTATCAATTCATAAGCAGACTATTTACTCCAAGTAGTGAAGATGCGCTCCCCTTAATTAACCTTCTAGATTTCGTAAAAGAGAATTTTTCATCAGAAGGTGAAGACGCGAAGCAACTGATCATAAGCATGGCTCCCTATTTATTGCCAGTAGCTCAAAATCTGGACTTTGATAGTGATCTTGACGGCCGCGGCATGACCAAGGAGAGACTTCGATTTTTCTTACAGACGTTCATTCAGTATAACGACTACAACACCGATGCTGATGCTCAAAACCTAATATGGCATGATCTGTATGTAAACAATAATTATGATGATGCAGGCATCTATCTAAACAGACTATTTAATAGCATGCTTCAGTCTCCGGAATATCAATTGTTTTAA
- a CDS encoding PorT family protein, producing the protein MYSGYQTKRPQPNDKFMNTQWWLGFRAGANISEVSPTTSYSAFSPINYNASRTEKEYNTLGMDQLSGQAGIEITLYHKGFSFSLQPNYRRQRYSYSNLYQWNGANGNSLTIQYDQENLLDYIEFPLFIKYDLTRENIRPFIQFGGYCGTLVGANKHLKTSGIDNASGGAGPFDNEETTIGAKDTYIKSSVGIAGGIGVSYDFWNLRLVFDATYRYGMNNIANVKNRYSENELTGIGDALDDIEMRNVSINFALLFPLRFISKNYDSFN; encoded by the coding sequence ATGTATTCTGGCTACCAGACAAAAAGACCGCAACCAAACGATAAATTTATGAACACCCAATGGTGGTTAGGCTTCCGTGCAGGAGCCAACATAAGTGAGGTAAGCCCTACCACCTCCTATAGTGCTTTTAGTCCAATTAATTATAATGCCTCCAGAACTGAAAAGGAGTATAACACGCTGGGTATGGATCAGCTAAGTGGCCAGGCAGGTATAGAGATCACCTTATATCATAAAGGTTTTTCTTTCAGTTTGCAGCCTAATTACCGCAGGCAGCGCTACTCCTACTCCAACCTATACCAATGGAATGGAGCCAATGGCAACAGCCTTACCATACAATATGACCAGGAGAACCTATTGGATTATATTGAATTTCCTTTATTCATTAAATATGATCTCACTAGAGAGAACATCAGGCCATTTATTCAATTTGGAGGGTATTGTGGCACCCTGGTTGGGGCCAACAAACACCTTAAGACCTCAGGTATAGATAATGCCTCAGGTGGTGCCGGCCCTTTTGATAATGAGGAAACCACCATTGGAGCAAAAGACACTTACATTAAATCATCAGTAGGTATTGCAGGGGGTATTGGAGTAAGTTATGACTTTTGGAACCTGAGACTGGTTTTTGATGCCACCTACCGATATGGCATGAATAATATTGCCAATGTGAAAAATCGGTATTCTGAAAATGAGCTTACTGGCATAGGCGATGCCCTTGATGATATAGAAATGAGAAACGTATCTATCAACTTTGCCTTGCTATTTCCTCTCCGATTCATAAGCAAAAATTATGATTCGTTTAACTAA